Proteins encoded together in one Chitinophaga sp. LS1 window:
- a CDS encoding TerC family protein — MTEFIQEIINNPIPSLLVIGNLIIIESLLSVDNAAVLATMVMDLPKDDRNRALKYGIIGAYVFRGICLAFAAFLIQFWWLKPIGGLYLLYLTINYFKEKAAKKRQAESNEEPESVDKTQNWFYKHTIGWMGPFWATVAVVEVMDLAFSLDNVFAAVAFSKNIVLVWTGVFIGILAMRFVAQGFVRLMEKYPFLETAAFLVIGVLGIKLLLAVYEHFFEGNAFATFLGSHEADWATSIITVSIFLVPILTSILFKYPKPHTLGETK; from the coding sequence ATGACTGAATTTATCCAGGAGATCATTAATAATCCCATCCCTTCCTTATTAGTTATCGGGAACCTGATCATTATCGAAAGCCTGCTATCTGTGGATAACGCCGCAGTACTGGCGACAATGGTAATGGACCTCCCTAAAGACGATCGTAACAGAGCATTAAAATATGGTATCATCGGGGCTTACGTATTCCGTGGTATCTGCCTGGCATTTGCCGCTTTCCTCATTCAGTTCTGGTGGCTGAAACCAATTGGTGGTTTGTACCTGTTGTACCTGACTATTAATTACTTTAAAGAAAAGGCTGCTAAGAAAAGACAGGCCGAATCAAATGAAGAACCTGAATCTGTAGATAAAACACAAAACTGGTTTTACAAACATACTATCGGCTGGATGGGCCCATTCTGGGCAACTGTAGCTGTAGTAGAAGTAATGGACCTGGCTTTTTCTCTGGACAACGTATTTGCCGCTGTGGCATTCAGCAAAAATATCGTTCTGGTATGGACTGGTGTATTTATCGGTATCCTGGCTATGCGGTTTGTAGCACAGGGTTTTGTAAGACTGATGGAGAAATATCCTTTCCTGGAAACTGCCGCTTTCCTCGTGATCGGCGTACTGGGTATCAAACTGCTGCTGGCGGTGTATGAGCACTTCTTCGAAGGCAATGCATTTGCAACTTTCCTGGGTAGCCATGAAGCTGACTGGGCCACTTCTATCATCACAGTAAGCATCTTCTTAGTACCAATTCTGACAAGTATTTTATTTAAATATCCTAAGCCACATACATTAGGAGAAACTAAGTAA